taaatactatagtatagtaattaGATTAAGAGTTAAGAGTCCATTGATCTTCTTGAAGTTGATACTGTATTGAAGGTTTATAGTGGAACTTGACGGTAATTTTCTTAAATCTTTGATAGCGGTAGATGAATGAAAAGGGTTTGTGGTCTCCATCAGTGTGGCTCCAGACTACTCTGTTATTATGTCTAACTTCAGTGCAAATGACGTCATTGTTACGCGTGTATCTCAATCcagatttataaaatgtcTGTACTCTGTACTCTAGAGGACTGAGTTGTACAGTTTCGCCCTGTTCATTTCTCTTGTGTAAGGTTAGCTCAGGAGGAATTTTGATGGTTTGTACAATAGAGTTGGGATTTTTTGAATTGGCAAATAGAATTTTGTCCTCGAAAATAACTTCAATTCTTCCAGTTTCTTGACTATAAACAATGTAGAGTGGTTTCTCGCCGGGATTACGGTTCCAAATTACTCTATCAGCATATTTAACAAGGGTACACACTCCATTCTTGAGAGTATAAACAAATCTAGGACGTTTAAATGGACAAAATTGCATACTATAATCTTCAGAACTTAGTGTGACAACGTTACCCAGATCTTCAGTGAGTAGTCTGATTGGTGGAATTGGATAGTGTTCCTCAGTCAGTCTATTCCCTTGTAGTTTATATTctataaatttaccatCAAATCCAAAGATAAACTTGAAGAAAGAACTGTGACCATAAAGTCTTAAGCTCTTTGGCAGGGGTTTTCCTAAATTACGCCTCCAAACAATGTTCTCACGGTACTTGATAAGGTCAAAGTTCACATTTTGATACTCAAGTAAGTATTTGTGTCTATTAGTTTCTTGAATCAGACTGTCCATGTAAATTGGAATTAACCCACCCAAGTCCTCAGCGTAATGCTTTAAATAAAACGGAATTTGATGTTTGTTAAcccatttattattcaccTTTGTACACTTGATTAAGATGTTAGTCTCCACCAATATACCGCCATCTGTAAGGTTGTACACCAAAGTCTTGATAAAGTATAGgtctttattattattcttcCATACGAGACGATTTCCTAGCTTTACCCTGACACATTTCATACCCTCGTTTACTCTATATACCAAGAGAATTGTATCTCCTGCCATACTTAACTCAATAGTATACTGGTCACTGGACAATGTAGCAGATCTTCTGGAATTTCCCCTTCCGCGCAGTTTTATCTGAGGAATCTCATACTCTTTCTTGGTCCACTCATTGTTTTCTAGTTTGTACAGATTAAACTTGGTGAGAGTTCCCAAGACTATAATCTTCTGTTCCTTGTAGAAGTCAATTGATTCAATAAGTTCTCTGACACAATTCCTTCTAAATCTCTTGCTCAGGAACTTTTTATCAAGCTTGTAACgataaatgttattattagtaGTAGAATTATACCCGTTACATAAGATAATTTTGTGCCAGTTTTCCTGAAACAGCCTTAGTATCTCCCTGTCATTCTTGCCCAGCACATCAATTCTAACCCCTTCACTGGGTAAATAACAACTTTCTAATGTCATTTCTTGAGGTATTGAACAATTTTCAGATTGCTGCTCTATAGGCTCAATCCTGGGTGGTTCAGTTTGCCTGGGCATATTGAGGCTTGTGGAGCCACCGTCAACCTCCCCTATACCGGGCTCTATAACAGTTTTAGCCATTTTTGACTTCCTTTTACACACTCTTTTAGCCTCTTTAACTATTCTATTGTCACATTGAACTGTTCTCTTTAGAGACACGGGACGCTCAATTACACCAGCATCGACCTGAGGATTCTCCAAATCTAACCTCTCCATCCTCAATTTGGAGAACATAAGATACATTTGATTATATCTTAGGTGAAACGCTAAATATTTTGGAAATTCCTTAGCATTAGACGGCATTGTCCAGCATAATCTGCCGTCAAACCAGACCTTCCTACACTTAAACCCAAATGTAAATACAACAATCAATTCATACAATTCTACGTCACTCTcaacataattataatcTCTGTCATCAGTATCTGTGAAAAGTAATTTGGCAATGTCATATCTGAGGTGAGTGACACTGTACCACTGCTCGTGTAAACCATTTTTTCTTATTACAAATGGCTTACCATTTCTCATAATGGCGAGAAATTGCGGATATCCAAACTGAATCACTTGCTgatacatttttaacaatattatttataactCAGTTAGTGTTATCAAGACACGTTCTTATAGCTAGCCAATTATTAACAGGGTTTATTAAAGCATCtcttaatagtattaaataactattttaagacattaatttaagttatttaagagttaattaatgtataaataagcttaaataagtattaatttagtaaatagattacatatatattatatattatacatactATACACTTGagtatatacatataatatataatattgtatataatatgttgtatatagtaatagtataatatatagtaaagtggtattataaatatatagttaagtagctccctctaggggtatataattaagtagtaaaatagctccctctaggggtatataattaagtagtaaaatagctccctctaggggtatataattaagtagtaaaatagctccctctaggggtatatagttaagaaGTATAACAAATAGTATAGAGTGttagttgataaaattaagattAATGGGATAGTTGTAGTGTTGTGAGAAGAAGTAGTATGCTGTGATGGCTAGGATTATGCCCAGATTATCGCTCTTCTCCAGGACCCCCTCTGTCAGCGCCAAAATCACACTCATCAGTACCCGGTGATGCATATTCACTATGTAATACAACGTCACATACGAAAATACCAAACACGCCAACGTACCATatatctacacaatttacacaatgTTAACTCTGTATATActaagtaaataataaatgattatgttaaatagttaacTCGTGATAATATAGTTAGTGTGGACACGGTTTTGGTGTGTATCCAGATAGGGCTTTTGAGGTTAGTGCCGACGATGGATGCCATGGGATCGACGACGAACATGGGCAATAAAATTCTGAGAGGAATATTGAGCCAAATAAACACCAGAACGGTGAGATTATACGTGATAATACCGAAATCAAACTTCCTGGAGAACGGAAACGGGAAGATAAAACATGAAATTATTGACAAAATTGCGATTAGCTGGATGATGTATTTTAGAGGCACTGAAGGCACGTTCACCTTCGCCAAGACTAATCCACAGCCCAAATGGACCAATTTTCTACAAATCCATCACATACAATATTTgtttactcatttactaatagtatttgTTCAGGGTAAATAAGCGGAAATTAAGTTGGTTTAGCTGGAAATAGTTAGTTtagggtaaataagtggAAATAGTTAGTCTAGGGTAAATGTTAGTTTTTAGCTGCCTTTCGGggtatatatataataatatattaatatgaGAATTACCTGGAATAGAATTTATTGAGAAGTTTGGAGTATGcgatgatgaagatgagGAGAATAGGAATTAAATGGATCATTTCATccattaacaaattattcacaattctaacaaattatttacaattttgcAATTATCGGAGTAGTGGTGTAAGTGTAAGATTCCACATTCCAacacaataaataataacaaaattataaatattataaaataaaataatgaaaaaattaatgttaggAAGGAAATGGTAAATGTGTGTTATGTACCAACAACACCCATAGTACCAATTCCTATAGTACCAACACccattatactatactatagtattaccTATAGTACAGTATCACCTATGGTACAGTAACCCAGAGTAGTCCAACACTGGTCAACAGTAGTCAAAGGATAGGTAATGTGTACTCTGAATACTTTGGGAACAGTACTACAGTAAACAGTAGTATACAGTGTGTATTGTTACAATCTATGTGATATTCCATGACGGGGACTCGAACCTACGACCCTAGGATCCTAGGAATAGTATACTACAACTATACTATCAAGAATACTGTTGGTGatggtatagtatattgATAGTATTAGGAGTACAATTAGTCATCAGGTCCTACGGGGAGTGAGGATATGAAAGAGTTCCAGTTAATCATTTGTATCAAAGGTGATCGATACTTAATATAAGCAATCATGTGCTCCAACGTTAATTCCTCCTCCTCACCACTCAACGCCTTAAACGTAGAATCTAATCAACACTATTCAACATATCCATAGTATACTtctatagtaaatagtatagtatatatagttagtagTGTAGTTATTAGtattgtaaatagtatagtaaatagaGTAAATGGAGTGAATAAGTAGATAGATAACTCTGTAGAATATAATGAATTAAGTAGGAtgcaagcaccgtaacggagaATACCAATAGAATTAATGTGAATGGGTTGATTTTGtatgtaattattaataattttattcgTTATTAATTCTCCATCCTTGCACAGTCGAGACTTTATATCATAATACAACTCCATACTCACTACAACAAGTTAACTCTATTCAACTgtataactaaaattagacaaatttagtgaaaaataattacaaatttcatgattttggaaataaatgcaa
The Theileria parva strain Muguga chromosome 3 map unlocalized ctg_530, whole genome shotgun sequence DNA segment above includes these coding regions:
- a CDS encoding putative integral membrane protein — encoded protein: MDEMIHLIPILLIFIIAYSKLLNKFYSRKLVHLGCGLVLAKVNVPSVPLKYIIQLIAILSIISCFIFPFPFSRKFDFGIITYNLTVLVFIWLNIPLRILLPMFVVDPMASIVGTNLKSPIWIHTKT